One stretch of Legionella birminghamensis DNA includes these proteins:
- a CDS encoding FAD-dependent oxidoreductase, protein MPITIMGAGAAGIGAAINLAKKYPHETILLIDKGKMGEGSSGRNPGREGHGFHYADKETSLAYLRASIKVQRAFPNFIIGRRYNEAGEEIYSPFCHGRYIITRDSTVPREDILANYAEIQKEYARLVAEDPANKVFGEPDQFYRILKPEEYEGLINKDIVDCVVETNECLFNWQEFIKSFRENELKKYPNIQLIEDTEVTSLEKNEAFDGNNARFIIKTRTKDGQEGTIHSDFIVNSTWQQIKYFNEMLGIEMKKAERTNRLKALIKLKLPEELVNANSMFFCMGQHCMISNMGNGYAMGTYAKETNMEMSDGLNISERAQRLIDGGATQEEINDISKKMLEGMAKYIPALSKAEFDGLLFGIIQTLGKLTREELNNPHHAFNCRDDHAVVSEMIGLISNPCMKLFYFLDNGELVTNLLEQQMQAENVITNCIATLKERAEKELFIFNMPEQIKLRSKLERKPLSELAGGNVETIVTQTIAKLKSQQSKMKFLPKKDYSEKSMTKNSEEISRSESSITNDNIVSTWRH, encoded by the coding sequence ATGCCTATCACTATAATGGGTGCGGGAGCAGCAGGTATCGGTGCTGCCATTAATCTCGCGAAAAAATATCCTCATGAGACCATTCTTCTCATAGATAAGGGAAAGATGGGCGAAGGCTCAAGCGGCAGAAATCCAGGCCGGGAAGGACATGGATTCCATTACGCCGATAAAGAAACCTCACTCGCCTATCTTCGTGCCAGCATCAAGGTTCAAAGAGCTTTTCCCAATTTCATCATTGGCCGAAGATACAATGAAGCGGGAGAAGAGATTTACTCCCCCTTTTGCCATGGACGTTATATCATTACCAGGGATTCGACTGTCCCCCGAGAAGACATTCTTGCAAACTATGCTGAAATACAAAAAGAGTACGCGCGCCTGGTAGCCGAAGATCCCGCCAATAAAGTGTTTGGTGAGCCTGATCAATTCTACAGGATTTTAAAACCGGAAGAATACGAGGGGCTAATCAATAAGGACATTGTGGATTGCGTCGTTGAAACGAACGAATGCCTGTTCAACTGGCAGGAATTTATCAAAAGTTTTCGTGAGAATGAGCTAAAGAAGTACCCCAATATCCAATTAATAGAAGATACCGAAGTCACTTCTCTTGAAAAAAATGAGGCGTTTGATGGAAATAATGCCCGTTTTATTATTAAAACACGAACCAAGGACGGGCAAGAAGGCACGATACATAGCGACTTTATAGTTAATTCAACCTGGCAGCAAATCAAATATTTCAATGAAATGCTGGGTATAGAAATGAAAAAAGCTGAGCGCACTAACCGCCTTAAAGCTTTGATTAAACTGAAGCTGCCCGAAGAACTGGTGAACGCGAACTCCATGTTTTTTTGCATGGGCCAGCACTGTATGATTTCCAATATGGGCAATGGTTACGCGATGGGCACTTATGCCAAAGAAACCAATATGGAAATGTCCGATGGGCTAAATATCAGCGAACGTGCCCAACGTTTAATCGATGGCGGTGCTACACAAGAAGAAATAAATGATATTTCAAAAAAAATGTTAGAAGGGATGGCAAAATACATCCCAGCACTGTCCAAAGCAGAGTTTGATGGCTTGCTATTCGGCATTATTCAGACCCTCGGTAAATTAACCCGAGAAGAATTAAACAACCCCCATCACGCCTTTAATTGCCGGGATGACCATGCAGTAGTTTCGGAAATGATTGGTTTAATATCGAACCCCTGTATGAAGTTATTTTATTTTCTGGATAACGGCGAACTGGTTACTAATCTGCTTGAACAGCAGATGCAAGCGGAGAACGTAATCACAAACTGTATCGCTACATTGAAAGAGCGGGCAGAAAAAGAATTATTTATCTTCAATATGCCTGAGCAAATTAAACTACGTTCCAAGCTTGAACGAAAGCCCCTTTCGGAATTAGCGGGAGGCAATGTTGAAACCATTGTCACTCAAACCATTGCAAAGCTGAAAAGCCAGCAGTCGAAAATGAAATTTTTGCCCAAAAAAGACTATTCAGAAAAATCAATGACTAAAAATTCGGAGGAGATAAGCCGTTCGGAGTCTTCTATAACAAATGACAATATAGTATCTACCTGGAGGCATTAA